One Cellulosilyticum sp. I15G10I2 genomic window, GTAGGTATCGATTTACCAACTATCCATGCTGCAAATAGCGCAGCGACTATGTGTCATAAATATGCGCATCTTAATGTCGTAAGACCAGGGATTATACTTTATGGCTATTATCCATCAGGTTATTTACAAGATAAGGTTATTGCATTACGGCCAGCCATGACACTCAAGTCACAAGTTGTACACGTTAAAGAACTGCCGGAAGGTCATTATGTAGGATATGGCAGGAAGTATTATACCCATCAAAAAACAAAAATTGCAACAATCCCTATAGGTTATGCAGATGGTTACTCAAGAAGGTTGTCTAACAAAGGAAGAGTGCTGATAAGGGGAGAATATGCCCAAATAGTAGGCAGCATTTGTATGGACCAATTTATGGTAGATGTAAGTCATATTAAAGATGTGCGCGTAGAAGACGAGGTCGTTATTTTTGGAAAACAAGGTAATAATAGTATTCGAGTAGAAGAGATTGCAGAACAATTAGATACGATTAATTATGAAATTATGTGTATGATAGGCAAGAGGGTTCCGCGTTTATATGTTTAAATTTTAAAAATATTAATAACATCGTATATAGTTATTAAAAAATGGCAAAAATAAAATTAGCTAGTTAGGAGTGAATCACGATGTTAGTAGGGAGTGGTTTGCAATGACTAAGTCAAGAAGTGATATAAAGGCTAATGAAGAGAAGCTGAAAGTAATTTCAGAAAAAAAGCAGATCAGTACCATGAAAAAAGGTTATCAAGAAATGGCAGAGATTAATTTATCAATTTCAAAACTCTATTTTGAGGTAGAAAGAGAGGCCGAGTCTTATTACGATCGCATAGCGGAGTGTGAATAAAAGTGCAAGTAAAACGTGGAGATATATTTTATGCAGATTTAAGTCCTGTAATAGGTTCAGAACAAGGGGGTATTAGACCTGTTCTTGTAGTACAAAATGATATTGGCAATAAATTTAGTCCAACAGTAATATGTGCGGCTATCACTTCAAAGATTAATAAAGCAAAGCTCCCTACACATGTTGAGATTAATGCAGCAGAATATGAGCTTGTTAAAAATTCTGTAATACTCCTTGAGCAAATTAGAACGATCGATAAAAAAAGACTCAAAGAAAAAATTTGTCATTTAGATGATCAGCTTATGGAACAAGTAGATAAGAGTATTAAAATTAGTTTTGCAATCAATACATAAAAATGTATCAGGAGGCTTTAAAAAGCTTCCTTTTTTTTGTAATGTTTTAAATTTAATAGTAAAGGATAATTATGTTATAGTTTAAAATTAAAATTAAGTGTGATAAAATGGGAAGGATAAAAATGAGATTATCAACAAGACGATTAAGGAGATATGACTTATGGAACTTAGAGGGGTTTATACACAACTAGGCGTATTATTTTTATTAATATTTTTTGGATATATTTTAGGTAAAATTAAAGTCATTACATCAGCAGGCATAGAAGCTTTTTCAAAATTTATTGTTAAGGTAGCGTTGCCAGCGCTTATTATATCAGGAATGATGATTCCACTTACATCAGAAAAGTTATATAATACGATGTATATTTTGATGCTGTCAATTCCTACATATGGTCTTGCATACTGTATTGCAATAGGTTTTTCAAAA contains:
- a CDS encoding type II toxin-antitoxin system PemK/MazF family toxin, with translation MQVKRGDIFYADLSPVIGSEQGGIRPVLVVQNDIGNKFSPTVICAAITSKINKAKLPTHVEINAAEYELVKNSVILLEQIRTIDKKRLKEKICHLDDQLMEQVDKSIKISFAINT